From a region of the Streptomyces sp. NBC_01454 genome:
- a CDS encoding glycosyltransferase produces the protein MHILIATAGSHGDVAPYTGLGSRLQEAGHTVVMATHSRSAVHVRRSGLGFHPLPLDRYATVGAGPEKGDGQDGNGHGSMPSKVEQIRLARELAPKMADALVEACTSGADVVLFSSSLAPLGVVAAEGLRLPSAGVFLQPLAPTREFPPVIFDLPSLGPFGNRAAGRCALSLLDRAFAPGIKHLQRQLSVTPGALARRRATWPVHHGFSPVVVPRPVDWRPGMEVAGYWWPWEAPDWTPDSRLADFLEAGPPPVYVGFGSMALGDPERYGRLVGRALRLAGVRGVVQTAWAGLSVDGDDVLTVGEVPHARLFPRMAAVVHHAGAGTTAAGMRAGVPTVPVPMMLDQSFWASRLTALGVSPGRIPFRQLSAEKLAAALRKAVEEPRYRHRARQLAALLDAEDGAGRVLTAVERLAGRGSGES, from the coding sequence ATGCACATCCTGATCGCCACCGCAGGTTCACACGGGGACGTGGCTCCCTACACCGGCCTCGGGAGCCGGCTGCAGGAAGCCGGCCACACGGTGGTGATGGCCACGCACAGCCGCTCGGCCGTCCATGTCCGCCGCAGCGGGCTGGGTTTCCATCCCCTTCCGCTGGACCGGTACGCCACCGTGGGCGCCGGACCCGAGAAGGGCGACGGGCAGGACGGCAACGGTCACGGGTCGATGCCCTCCAAGGTCGAACAGATCAGACTGGCACGGGAGTTGGCCCCCAAGATGGCCGACGCACTGGTCGAGGCCTGTACGTCCGGCGCCGACGTCGTGCTGTTCTCCAGCAGCCTGGCCCCCTTGGGAGTGGTGGCGGCGGAGGGTCTGCGCCTGCCCAGCGCCGGGGTCTTCCTGCAGCCCCTGGCCCCCACCCGGGAGTTCCCGCCGGTCATCTTCGACCTGCCGTCGCTGGGACCGTTCGGCAACCGGGCCGCGGGACGCTGCGCCCTGTCCCTGCTGGACCGGGCGTTCGCTCCCGGCATCAAGCACCTCCAGCGGCAGTTGAGTGTGACGCCCGGCGCGCTCGCCCGGCGACGGGCGACCTGGCCGGTGCACCACGGTTTCAGCCCGGTGGTGGTCCCCCGGCCCGTGGACTGGCGGCCGGGGATGGAGGTGGCGGGCTACTGGTGGCCGTGGGAGGCGCCGGACTGGACCCCGGATTCCCGGCTGGCGGACTTCCTCGAGGCCGGTCCGCCGCCGGTCTATGTGGGCTTCGGCAGCATGGCTCTCGGCGACCCGGAGCGCTACGGACGCCTCGTGGGCCGGGCCCTGCGGCTCGCCGGTGTGCGCGGAGTGGTCCAGACGGCGTGGGCGGGGCTGTCGGTCGACGGCGATGACGTACTGACCGTGGGCGAGGTCCCGCACGCGCGGCTGTTTCCGCGGATGGCGGCCGTGGTCCACCACGCGGGCGCGGGCACCACGGCGGCCGGCATGCGCGCGGGGGTGCCGACGGTCCCGGTGCCGATGATGCTGGACCAGTCGTTCTGGGCATCGCGCCTGACCGCGCTCGGGGTGAGCCCGGGACGGATCCCGTTCCGGCAGCTGTCCGCGGAGAAGCTTGCCGCGGCCCTCCGCAAGGCCGTGGAGGAGCCCCGCTACCGTCATCGCGCACGGCAGCTCGCGGCACTGCTCGACGCCGAGGACGGTGCCGGCCGGGTCCTGACCGCGGTGGAACGGCTGGCGGGGCGGGGCAGCGGGGAAAGCTGA
- a CDS encoding class I SAM-dependent methyltransferase has protein sequence MKTRSEQVAAHRPHYQDELAHGLARFFEPARRTCPWCASPRLRERLRTTNHPQRKPGSFVLDTCHNCGHVFQNPRLSSEGLDFYYRDCYDGLGEATMARMASSPLAVKLYRTRARAMLPFGRPGRWLDVGTGHGHFCAEAQRLHPGTEFHGLDWGEGVEIAARKGRIARAYRGSFPGLAGQLAGQYDVVSMYHYLEHTLAPRHELTAARTVLRTGGHLLVEVPDPQSAAARLLGRWWGPWLQPQHLHLIPLDNLRDELTEQGFTIVAVDRKEPHIPTDLTSAAVNVLNSVLPGEDLPWLPRKPGPLGRGIRALALLAATPALLVLLGVDLLLAPLTRRTRLSNAYRVIARRD, from the coding sequence ATGAAGACGCGAAGCGAGCAAGTCGCCGCCCACCGGCCGCATTACCAGGACGAGCTGGCGCACGGGCTGGCACGGTTCTTCGAGCCGGCGCGCCGTACGTGCCCGTGGTGTGCCTCCCCCCGTCTGCGCGAGCGCCTGCGCACCACCAATCACCCCCAGCGCAAGCCGGGCAGCTTCGTGCTCGACACGTGCCACAACTGCGGCCACGTCTTCCAGAACCCCCGCCTGAGTTCGGAGGGCCTGGACTTCTACTACCGCGATTGTTACGACGGCCTGGGGGAGGCCACGATGGCGCGGATGGCGTCCTCACCCCTGGCGGTCAAGCTCTACCGGACCCGCGCCCGCGCGATGCTCCCCTTCGGCCGCCCCGGGCGCTGGCTGGATGTCGGCACCGGCCACGGCCACTTCTGCGCCGAGGCCCAACGCCTGCACCCGGGCACCGAATTCCACGGCCTGGACTGGGGCGAAGGCGTGGAGATCGCCGCCCGCAAAGGCCGGATCGCGCGGGCCTACCGCGGTTCGTTCCCGGGCCTGGCCGGCCAGCTCGCCGGCCAGTACGACGTGGTGAGCATGTACCACTACCTGGAACACACCCTGGCGCCACGGCACGAACTGACCGCCGCCCGGACGGTACTGCGGACCGGCGGCCACCTCCTGGTCGAGGTGCCCGACCCGCAGTCCGCCGCCGCCCGGTTGCTCGGCCGGTGGTGGGGCCCGTGGCTGCAGCCCCAGCACCTGCACCTCATTCCGCTGGACAACCTCCGCGACGAACTGACCGAGCAGGGCTTCACCATCGTGGCCGTCGACCGGAAGGAGCCGCACATCCCCACCGATCTGACGTCCGCGGCGGTGAATGTGCTCAACTCCGTTCTGCCGGGCGAAGATCTGCCGTGGCTGCCGAGGAAGCCCGGCCCCCTGGGCCGGGGCATCCGTGCGCTGGCCCTGCTGGCCGCCACGCCCGCACTCCTCGTCCTGCTCGGGGTGGACCTGCTGCTGGCGCCCCTCACCCGGCGCACCCGGCTGTCCAACGCCTACCGGGTGATCGCCCGACGGGACTGA
- a CDS encoding acyltransferase family protein translates to MRHLSRLSSRSATRAGSVPAGRTEAGTPAGDGRRSGGARLPSLTGLRFTAAAGVVFTHSALLVSPHLARTLGPEVWVGASAVSLFFILSGYVLTHSARPTDTARSFWRRRAAKILPNHVLTWCVVVGALAFAGTAAATSGSGMVAHLASLLLVNTWVPSQRFLSAGNPVSWSLAAEMFFYLLFPVLLPWIRRLSRRGLLIGAVSAIALVWAWPVFCALVLNPEGRFFPGYWFLYMLPVTRLPEFVLGMIAARISAEGIRLPRIGVLPAALGVISAIIVNSSFLPHDFMYAASTVAPLAVLVHATAELDLRGGASLLRTAPLVFLGEISYAMYLVHLLVLGLMYVGLTHLGWSALAAILTALPMIFLLSWLVYAGVERPCMRRFSTPRARRRDRLRPAAAP, encoded by the coding sequence ATGCGCCATCTCTCCAGGCTGTCATCCCGGTCCGCCACCAGGGCCGGCAGCGTCCCGGCCGGCCGTACGGAAGCGGGGACGCCGGCGGGAGACGGCAGGAGATCCGGCGGTGCGCGGCTGCCCTCGCTGACCGGCCTGCGTTTCACCGCCGCGGCCGGAGTCGTCTTCACGCACAGTGCCCTGCTGGTCAGCCCCCACCTCGCCAGGACGCTGGGGCCCGAGGTCTGGGTGGGCGCGAGTGCGGTCTCGCTGTTCTTCATCCTCAGCGGGTACGTCCTGACCCACTCCGCCCGTCCGACGGACACCGCACGGTCCTTCTGGCGCCGGCGGGCCGCCAAGATCCTGCCCAATCACGTACTGACCTGGTGTGTGGTCGTGGGCGCCCTCGCGTTCGCCGGGACGGCGGCCGCCACCAGCGGTTCGGGCATGGTGGCCCATCTCGCCAGTCTCCTCCTGGTGAACACCTGGGTACCCAGTCAGCGTTTCCTCTCCGCGGGTAATCCCGTTTCCTGGTCGCTGGCCGCCGAGATGTTCTTCTACCTTCTCTTCCCGGTGCTGCTGCCCTGGATCAGGCGGCTGTCACGGCGGGGGCTGCTGATCGGTGCCGTGTCGGCCATCGCCCTCGTCTGGGCCTGGCCGGTGTTCTGTGCCCTGGTCCTCAACCCCGAGGGGCGGTTCTTTCCCGGCTACTGGTTCTTGTACATGCTCCCGGTCACGCGACTGCCGGAGTTCGTGCTCGGGATGATCGCGGCCCGAATCTCCGCAGAGGGAATCCGGCTTCCGCGCATCGGTGTGCTGCCGGCCGCGCTGGGGGTCATCAGCGCCATCATCGTGAACAGTTCGTTCCTGCCGCACGACTTCATGTACGCGGCCTCGACCGTGGCCCCGCTCGCCGTGCTGGTCCATGCCACCGCGGAGCTGGATCTGCGCGGCGGAGCGTCACTGCTGCGCACCGCTCCCCTGGTGTTCCTCGGTGAGATTTCCTACGCCATGTATCTGGTGCACCTCTTGGTGCTGGGACTGATGTACGTGGGTCTGACACATCTGGGCTGGAGCGCTCTCGCGGCGATCCTGACCGCCCTTCCCATGATCTTCCTGCTCTCCTGGCTGGTGTACGCGGGGGTGGAACGCCCGTGTATGCGGCGCTTCTCCACGCCTCGCGCCCGCCGCCGTGACCGTCTCCGGCCGGCGGCAGCCCCGTAA
- a CDS encoding IPT/TIG domain-containing protein, whose protein sequence is MPISPNQGSTAGGTTVTITGTNLANALSVHFGSKTATITANTATSVTVTSPSGTGTVPVTVTTSAGTSNPLSFFYIGAPFKSNLSPSTGVTAGGNIVTINGTGLSTASAVHFGSATATPTVVNDGQLTVAVPAGTGPGPVSVSVTTAGGTNNGLTYTYVGAPTITTLDPNSGPASGGTVVTITGANFSTTQSVTFGAVPAAFSVISDTSLSVVTPPTPDGAPGPADVTVTTTGGAATLAAGFTYLAGPGI, encoded by the coding sequence ATGCCCATCAGCCCCAACCAGGGTTCGACCGCGGGTGGGACCACGGTCACCATCACCGGTACCAACCTCGCCAACGCCCTGTCGGTGCACTTCGGCTCCAAGACAGCCACCATCACAGCCAACACCGCGACCTCGGTCACCGTCACCTCCCCGTCCGGCACCGGCACGGTTCCGGTCACCGTGACCACCTCTGCCGGTACCAGCAACCCGCTGTCGTTCTTCTACATCGGAGCGCCGTTCAAGTCGAACCTCAGCCCCAGTACGGGCGTCACGGCGGGTGGCAACATCGTCACCATCAACGGCACCGGGCTGAGCACCGCCAGTGCGGTGCACTTCGGGAGCGCCACCGCGACGCCGACCGTGGTCAACGACGGGCAGCTGACCGTCGCCGTACCGGCGGGCACCGGCCCCGGGCCGGTGAGCGTCAGCGTCACCACCGCCGGCGGCACCAACAACGGTCTGACCTACACCTACGTCGGCGCGCCCACCATCACCACCCTCGACCCCAACTCCGGTCCGGCGAGCGGCGGAACGGTGGTGACCATTACCGGTGCCAACTTCAGCACCACCCAGTCCGTCACCTTCGGCGCCGTGCCCGCGGCGTTCTCGGTGATCAGTGACACCAGTCTTTCGGTCGTCACCCCGCCCACTCCGGACGGTGCGCCCGGCCCCGCCGACGTCACCGTGACCACCACCGGGGGTGCCGCGACCCTCGCCGCCGGCTTCACCTACCTCGCCGGACCCGGTATCTGA
- a CDS encoding beta strand repeat-containing protein, with protein MAVKPSESLPSDSAPRSPAAAPPAVLSVSPTSGSAGGGTGVTVSGTGFTGATAVRFGATQGAAVTVVSDTQISVVSPPGTGTVQVTVTTPAGTSNQFVTFGYTTTSGPVLTALSPNAGPAAGGTVVTLSGAGFTGATAVRFGAVSASFTVVSSTQIAATAPAGSGTAQVTVTAPGGTSNAVPYTYTPASTPVLSSVSPNTGPAAGGTVVTLSGTGLAGATAVRFGAVSASFTAVSSTQITAIAPAGSGTAQVTVTTPGGTSNGVAFTYTSVSVPVLSSVSPTSGSTAGGTTVTLTGTGLANASAVRFGGTAASSLSVVSDTLITAVAPAGTGTVQVTVTTPGGTSNGVSYTYAVTPTLTAVSPNQGPTSGGNTVTLTGINLTGTTAVAFGTTPAASFTVVSPTQITAVAPAAVAGVVGITVTAPGGASTLPHAYFFVNAPVLTAVTPLSGPLAGGNTVTLFGSSLVEATAVRFGGTAATSFTVVSDSQITAVVPAGVAGPVQVTVSTVGGTSNPVTYTYLTPPVITTLAPTQGTISGGSTVTLTGSNFSQATAVFLGTQPVGFTLVSDTHLVADVPAGAAGPVDVTVVGPGGTSVPQTYTRLSSPGI; from the coding sequence ATGGCTGTGAAACCCTCAGAAAGCCTGCCGTCCGACTCCGCCCCGCGGTCGCCGGCCGCCGCCCCGCCCGCGGTCCTCTCCGTGTCACCCACCTCGGGTTCCGCCGGGGGCGGTACCGGCGTGACGGTGAGCGGCACCGGCTTCACCGGCGCCACCGCCGTGCGCTTCGGCGCCACGCAGGGGGCCGCGGTCACCGTCGTCTCCGACACCCAGATCTCCGTCGTCTCCCCGCCGGGCACCGGGACGGTGCAGGTCACCGTCACGACCCCGGCCGGCACCAGCAACCAGTTCGTCACCTTCGGCTACACCACCACCTCCGGGCCCGTGCTCACCGCGCTGAGTCCGAACGCGGGTCCGGCGGCCGGCGGGACCGTGGTGACGCTGTCGGGGGCGGGGTTCACCGGTGCGACGGCGGTGCGGTTCGGTGCGGTGTCGGCGTCGTTCACGGTGGTGTCGTCGACGCAGATCGCCGCGACGGCGCCGGCGGGTTCGGGCACCGCGCAGGTGACGGTGACGGCTCCTGGGGGCACCAGCAACGCCGTGCCGTACACCTACACCCCGGCGTCCACTCCGGTGCTGTCGTCGGTGAGTCCGAATACGGGTCCGGCGGCCGGTGGAACGGTGGTGACGCTGTCTGGGACGGGGCTCGCGGGTGCGACGGCGGTGCGGTTCGGTGCGGTGTCGGCGTCGTTCACGGCGGTGTCGTCGACGCAGATCACCGCCATCGCGCCGGCGGGCTCGGGCACCGCCCAGGTGACGGTGACGACCCCCGGCGGCACCAGCAACGGCGTGGCGTTCACCTACACCTCGGTGTCCGTTCCGGTGTTGTCATCGGTGAGCCCGACCTCGGGTTCAACGGCGGGTGGCACCACGGTCACCCTCACCGGCACGGGCTTGGCCAATGCCAGCGCGGTGCGTTTTGGTGGCACGGCGGCGAGTTCTTTGAGTGTCGTCTCCGACACGCTCATCACTGCGGTGGCCCCTGCCGGGACCGGGACGGTGCAGGTGACCGTGACCACTCCGGGCGGCACCAGCAACGGCGTCTCCTACACCTACGCGGTGACCCCCACTCTGACCGCCGTCAGCCCCAACCAGGGGCCCACCTCGGGCGGGAACACCGTCACCCTCACCGGCATCAACCTCACCGGAACCACCGCGGTCGCCTTCGGTACCACCCCGGCGGCGTCCTTCACCGTCGTCTCCCCGACCCAGATCACGGCCGTGGCCCCGGCGGCGGTGGCGGGGGTGGTGGGCATCACCGTGACGGCGCCGGGAGGGGCCAGCACCCTCCCCCATGCCTACTTCTTCGTCAATGCCCCGGTTCTCACCGCTGTGACACCGCTCTCGGGCCCCCTGGCGGGCGGCAACACCGTCACCCTCTTCGGCAGCTCACTCGTGGAGGCCACGGCGGTCCGCTTCGGGGGCACTGCCGCCACGTCGTTCACGGTGGTCTCGGATTCCCAGATCACCGCCGTGGTTCCCGCGGGAGTCGCCGGGCCCGTTCAGGTGACCGTCAGCACCGTCGGCGGCACCAGCAACCCGGTGACCTACACCTACCTCACGCCTCCGGTCATCACCACGCTGGCCCCGACCCAGGGGACCATCTCCGGTGGCAGCACCGTCACCCTCACCGGTAGCAACTTCTCCCAGGCGACCGCGGTGTTCCTCGGCACCCAGCCCGTGGGCTTCACCCTCGTCTCCGACACCCACCTCGTGGCCGATGTCCCGGCGGGAGCTGCCGGACCGGTGGACGTCACCGTGGTGGGCCCCGGCGGCACCAGCGTCCCGCAGACCTACACCCGGCTGTCGTCGCCCGGCATCTGA
- a CDS encoding GMC family oxidoreductase: MVPEEFDYIVVGAGSAGCVLAARLSEDADSTVLLLETGPAETRADLATPPAWPALLGSEVDHAYTTVPQDGTGGLAHAYPRGRTLGGCSATNAMVFLRGHRNDFDRWAAAGCAGWEFDALLPYFRRMETVAGKDPEFRGDSGPMRPAPARPAEANPLSQVFVDAAVAAGHPATDDFNGRHQEGAGRHDLSIADGRRQSTADAYLHPVRAQRPNLTVSTGSRAHRLLLDGDRCTGVEFRRGAETVTAYARAEVIVSAGAIDTPRLLLLSGIGPADELRRTGVEVRHDLPGVGRNLHDHPLCPLVHEASRPIPAGRTNLSETSLLWRSDASLSGPDMQLMFIHIPYHPPTMQAPANSFTLGLATVPQSRGSVRLATADPDTPPLIDPNYLGTESDVRRMLHGIEVARDIAAAHPFREWRSREVLPGDGVTEEAELRAYLAHATGTYFHPVGSCAMGTGADAVVAPDLTVHGLTGLRVADASVMPTIVSVNTSPATIMVAEKAADLIRRAA, translated from the coding sequence GTGGTTCCGGAGGAGTTCGACTACATCGTGGTCGGTGCGGGATCGGCGGGCTGCGTGCTGGCCGCGCGGCTGTCCGAGGACGCGGACAGCACGGTCCTGCTGCTGGAGACCGGGCCGGCGGAGACCCGGGCGGACCTGGCCACACCGCCGGCGTGGCCCGCGTTGCTCGGCAGCGAGGTCGACCACGCCTACACCACGGTGCCCCAGGACGGCACCGGCGGGCTGGCACACGCCTACCCGCGGGGCCGAACGCTGGGCGGGTGCAGTGCGACCAACGCGATGGTGTTCCTGCGCGGGCACCGCAACGACTTCGACCGCTGGGCCGCCGCCGGGTGCGCGGGATGGGAATTCGACGCGCTCCTGCCCTACTTCCGTCGGATGGAGACAGTCGCCGGAAAAGACCCCGAGTTCCGTGGCGACAGCGGCCCGATGCGCCCCGCCCCGGCACGGCCGGCGGAGGCGAACCCGCTCTCCCAGGTCTTCGTCGACGCCGCCGTCGCGGCGGGCCACCCGGCAACCGACGACTTCAACGGCCGCCACCAGGAGGGCGCGGGCCGGCACGATCTGAGCATCGCCGACGGCAGGCGGCAGAGCACCGCGGACGCCTATCTGCACCCGGTCCGCGCCCAACGGCCGAACCTGACCGTCTCGACCGGCTCCCGCGCACACCGTCTGCTGCTCGACGGCGACCGGTGCACGGGAGTGGAGTTCCGCCGGGGAGCCGAGACGGTCACCGCGTATGCGCGTGCCGAGGTGATCGTCAGCGCCGGCGCCATCGACACCCCACGGCTGCTCCTGCTGTCGGGCATCGGCCCCGCCGACGAACTGCGACGCACCGGTGTCGAGGTCCGCCACGACCTGCCCGGCGTGGGACGCAATCTGCACGACCACCCGCTGTGCCCGCTCGTCCACGAGGCGAGCCGTCCGATTCCCGCGGGGCGCACCAACCTCTCGGAGACGTCGCTGCTGTGGCGCAGCGATGCCTCGCTGTCCGGGCCCGACATGCAGCTGATGTTCATTCACATCCCCTACCACCCGCCGACGATGCAGGCCCCGGCGAACAGCTTCACCCTCGGTCTGGCGACCGTGCCGCAGAGCCGGGGCTCGGTGCGCCTGGCCACCGCCGACCCGGACACCCCGCCGCTGATCGACCCGAACTACCTCGGTACGGAGTCGGACGTCCGGCGCATGCTGCACGGCATCGAGGTGGCACGGGACATCGCGGCGGCGCATCCCTTCCGGGAATGGCGCTCGCGTGAGGTCCTTCCCGGCGACGGCGTCACCGAGGAAGCGGAGTTGCGTGCGTACCTGGCGCATGCCACCGGCACGTACTTCCACCCCGTGGGCAGCTGCGCGATGGGCACCGGCGCGGACGCGGTGGTCGCTCCGGATCTGACCGTGCACGGGCTGACGGGCCTGCGGGTGGCGGACGCGTCGGTGATGCCCACGATCGTCTCGGTCAACACGAGCCCCGCGACGATCATGGTCGCGGAGAAGGCCGCCGACCTCATCCGCCGCGCGGCATAG
- a CDS encoding GNAT family N-acetyltransferase, with the protein MQATTLDPRTADLFNQGLELRTGAALLRFGAARQHPADRISWTGHGAVAWLDGGRGHMWSVGEPDAAAGLVLRAALGRPDQVREFTGPRGTEALAGRLLPVTDVVEWVFRWTLEEPPVQRAEERVIVLDESHHDELLAFLNVHSPAHSTGPGSSDVSVWAGIRDPDGRLVACGAMSSLRDSGAPLMASVATDASQRGQGLGAALTSWLTRYAVRRYGYCTLWQLADNVPAERLYTRLGYRNEDPCVSARLAAPRPSGPVR; encoded by the coding sequence ATGCAGGCAACGACTCTTGATCCCCGGACCGCGGACCTGTTCAACCAGGGCCTGGAGCTCAGGACCGGTGCTGCCCTGCTGCGTTTCGGCGCCGCGCGGCAGCACCCGGCCGACCGGATCAGCTGGACCGGCCATGGTGCCGTCGCCTGGCTCGACGGTGGCCGTGGACACATGTGGAGCGTCGGCGAACCGGATGCCGCCGCCGGACTCGTCCTGCGCGCCGCGCTGGGCCGCCCCGACCAGGTGCGGGAGTTCACCGGCCCGCGCGGCACCGAGGCCCTGGCCGGCCGGCTGCTGCCGGTGACCGATGTCGTCGAGTGGGTCTTCCGCTGGACGCTGGAGGAACCACCGGTCCAGCGGGCGGAGGAGCGGGTGATCGTCCTCGACGAGTCGCACCACGACGAGCTGCTGGCCTTCCTCAACGTCCACAGCCCGGCCCACTCCACCGGCCCCGGTTCATCCGACGTCAGCGTGTGGGCGGGGATCCGTGACCCCGACGGACGGCTGGTGGCCTGCGGGGCCATGAGCAGTCTGCGGGACAGCGGTGCTCCGCTGATGGCGTCCGTCGCGACCGACGCCTCCCAGCGCGGCCAGGGCCTCGGCGCCGCGCTGACCTCCTGGCTGACCCGCTACGCGGTGCGCCGGTACGGGTACTGCACGCTGTGGCAGCTCGCCGACAACGTCCCCGCCGAGCGGCTCTACACCCGCCTCGGCTACCGCAACGAGGACCCCTGCGTGTCCGCACGGCTGGCCGCGCCCCGACCGTCCGGTCCCGTCCGCTGA
- a CDS encoding ABC transporter ATP-binding protein: protein MARHASEQTGLEVRLRGVVCRHGRLEAVHGVDLDVAAGERIALTGTNGSGKTTLLRAVLGLHRRVDGEILVGGRGSRTAAEWAWRRRACAWIPQRPAAGRFPLLAGELLASSGAPAEAAEAAGRLGVGMMADRPLSSLSGGQLQRMHLARAVGCVAAGAGVLLADEPTAALDFAGQEEAAEVLTTLPVTLLVVTHDRAMAACCDRTWEMAAGRLREVS, encoded by the coding sequence GTGGCGCGGCACGCAAGTGAGCAGACCGGTCTGGAGGTGCGGCTGCGCGGAGTGGTGTGCCGGCACGGCCGCCTGGAAGCGGTCCATGGCGTCGATCTCGATGTGGCGGCCGGTGAACGGATCGCACTGACCGGCACCAACGGCTCGGGGAAGACCACCTTGTTGCGCGCGGTGCTCGGTCTGCACCGGCGGGTCGACGGGGAGATCCTGGTCGGCGGGCGGGGCAGCCGCACCGCCGCCGAGTGGGCATGGCGCCGGCGGGCCTGCGCATGGATTCCGCAGCGCCCGGCGGCCGGGCGGTTCCCGCTGCTCGCCGGTGAGCTGCTGGCGAGCAGCGGTGCCCCGGCCGAGGCCGCGGAGGCGGCCGGGCGGCTGGGCGTCGGAATGATGGCGGACCGGCCGCTGAGCAGTCTGTCCGGCGGCCAGTTGCAGCGGATGCACCTGGCGCGCGCGGTGGGCTGTGTCGCCGCCGGGGCCGGCGTGCTGCTCGCCGACGAGCCGACCGCGGCGCTGGACTTCGCGGGGCAGGAGGAGGCCGCCGAGGTTCTCACCACGCTGCCGGTGACGCTGCTGGTGGTCACCCACGACCGGGCGATGGCCGCGTGCTGCGACCGTACGTGGGAGATGGCCGCCGGGCGTCTGCGGGAGGTGTCATGA
- a CDS encoding metal ABC transporter permease, translating to MSGLAQIGELWQLVPVQRAGGGLLLAAFGLPIVGVVIVGLDIMPVRFAMMHVALLGIAVGQLLGLDPVLCALVACALAGAGVAPLARTAEGLSGAMGLLMSLAIAAALLLLALSGVNANGAFALLWGSILAVRPADLAVLGALAVAVPALFVWRRRDLALLLHDRELAQCSGVAVQRLTVLLLVLVAVAVAGAIRLTGALLVDALTLLPALAARRLGRSLVSITVWAVGIGVVVNVLGFLLSLAWDLPPGPVLVLAAGAVALVAHLLPERRTRSWRLSATSSAPSPH from the coding sequence ATGAGCGGGCTCGCGCAGATCGGTGAGCTGTGGCAACTGGTGCCGGTGCAGCGGGCCGGCGGCGGACTGCTGCTCGCGGCCTTCGGGCTGCCGATCGTCGGGGTGGTGATCGTCGGTCTCGACATCATGCCGGTGCGCTTCGCCATGATGCATGTCGCGCTGCTGGGCATCGCCGTGGGGCAACTGCTGGGTCTCGACCCGGTGCTGTGCGCGCTGGTGGCGTGCGCGCTGGCGGGCGCGGGGGTGGCACCGCTGGCGCGGACCGCGGAGGGTCTGTCGGGGGCGATGGGGCTGCTGATGAGCCTGGCCATCGCCGCCGCGCTGTTGCTGCTGGCGCTCTCCGGGGTCAACGCCAACGGTGCCTTCGCGCTGCTGTGGGGCTCGATCCTGGCGGTCCGTCCGGCCGATCTGGCCGTGCTGGGGGCGCTGGCGGTGGCGGTCCCGGCGCTCTTCGTCTGGCGCCGCCGCGACCTGGCCCTGCTGCTGCACGACCGGGAGCTGGCGCAGTGCTCCGGGGTGGCGGTGCAGCGGCTGACCGTGCTGCTGCTGGTCCTGGTGGCGGTCGCGGTGGCCGGTGCCATCCGCCTGACCGGCGCGCTGCTGGTGGACGCCCTGACCCTGCTCCCGGCGCTCGCCGCCCGCCGCCTCGGCCGCTCACTGGTGTCGATCACGGTGTGGGCGGTCGGGATCGGCGTCGTCGTGAACGTCCTCGGATTTCTGCTGTCACTGGCCTGGGACCTGCCGCCCGGCCCGGTACTCGTCCTCGCCGCGGGGGCCGTCGCCCTCGTCGCCCACCTCCTCCCCGAACGGAGAACTCGCTCATGGCGCCTGTCCGCCACGTCGTCCGCCCCGTCACCGCACTGA
- a CDS encoding metal ABC transporter solute-binding protein, Zn/Mn family, giving the protein MAPVRHVVRPVTALSAGLLLLTGLTGCGTGSDKDGSSAKGASGPVVVATSSWEAALAKAAGAKNVRSLVPPSVRHAPDYDLKPSDLAAVADADYVLYASFEPFAGRIKEAAGSKAKLIELTLDNAPRTTKGEVTKLGKTFGTEKAAATWNATFTARWNSLSRQVKASRPAGKPPVVAAQKFTTWAADLAGARVVGTYGPEAVTPDQLSSLTAKKPAFVLENENMSTGTVLPGSGAEQLNIANYPGRDLDLLGVYRKAAAQMEKAFSRG; this is encoded by the coding sequence ATGGCGCCTGTCCGCCACGTCGTCCGCCCCGTCACCGCACTGAGTGCGGGGCTGCTCCTGCTCACCGGCCTGACCGGCTGCGGAACCGGCTCCGACAAGGACGGGTCGTCCGCGAAGGGGGCGTCCGGGCCCGTCGTCGTCGCCACCTCCAGTTGGGAGGCGGCACTGGCCAAGGCGGCCGGGGCCAAGAACGTCAGGTCCCTCGTCCCCCCGTCGGTCCGGCACGCGCCCGACTACGACCTCAAGCCGTCCGATCTGGCGGCGGTCGCCGACGCCGACTACGTCCTGTACGCCTCCTTCGAACCGTTCGCGGGACGCATCAAGGAGGCCGCGGGCTCCAAGGCGAAGCTGATCGAGCTCACGCTGGACAACGCGCCCAGGACGACGAAGGGCGAGGTCACCAAGCTGGGCAAGACGTTCGGCACCGAAAAGGCCGCCGCCACATGGAACGCCACCTTCACCGCACGGTGGAACTCCCTGAGCCGGCAGGTGAAGGCGAGCCGGCCCGCCGGCAAGCCGCCCGTGGTGGCGGCGCAGAAGTTCACCACCTGGGCGGCCGATCTGGCCGGCGCGCGGGTGGTCGGCACGTACGGACCCGAGGCGGTCACCCCCGACCAGCTGTCCTCCCTGACGGCCAAGAAGCCCGCATTCGTGCTGGAGAACGAGAACATGTCGACCGGCACCGTCCTGCCCGGCTCAGGAGCCGAGCAGCTGAACATCGCCAACTACCCGGGCCGGGACCTCGACTTGCTGGGCGTGTACCGCAAGGCCGCCGCACAGATGGAGAAGGCGTTCTCGCGCGGCTGA